A genomic window from Punica granatum isolate Tunisia-2019 chromosome 2, ASM765513v2, whole genome shotgun sequence includes:
- the LOC116195052 gene encoding uncharacterized protein LOC116195052: MQSLRGEVVLNMSADKAWEMYRDNDIISKINPQMLSSAEYVHGNGNPGSLRLFRLGPAVSNYVKESTEQIESVETGRSITYRVVGGDLSNMYDPYRVTFNFTPVKGKEDEKCIAEWKAEFEPLDPSTPPPEKARDAALGFLKSFEKFQFSY, from the exons ATGCAGAGTCTGAGAGGAGAGGTGGTGCTGAACATGTCAGCAGACAAGGCATGGGAGATGTACAGAGACAACGATATTATCAGCAAAATCAACCCTCAGATGCTGTCTTCTGCTGAATATGTTCACGGCAATGGCAACCCTGGCAGTCTCCGTCTCTTCAGGCTCGGCCCCG CTGTGAGCAACTACGTGAAGGAGTCGACTGAACAGATAGAGAGTGTTGAGACAGGACGATCCATTACATATCGTGTAGTTGGAGGCGACCTGAGCAACATGTATGATCCCTACAGAGTCACCTTCAACTTCACTCCTGTTAAAGGAAAGGAGGATGAGAAATGTATTGCAGAGTGGAAAGCTGAGTTTGAGCCGTTGGATCCATCAACACCTCCCCCAGAGAAGGCACGGGATGCCGCTCTGGGATTTCTCAAGTCGTTCGAGAAGTTCCAGTTCAGCTACTAA
- the LOC116195050 gene encoding two pore calcium channel protein 1, with protein MEDPLLLGETSRGSGGRVRFKRRSDAIAYGSPYQKAAALVDLAEDGSGLPEEILEQPHFDRAAKYYFIFIKFDILWSLNYFALIVLNFFEKPLWCSEYSTDACSQRDYFYLGELPYLTGAESLIYEGITLIILAMHIFFPIAYEGKHIFSVNPLNRLKVICLLILVVDLLVYALFLSPVALESLPFRLAPYIRVVFFILSIRELRNSIVILAGMLGTYFNILALLLLFLLLSSWVAYVMFEDTQQGKTEFTSYGATLYQIFVLFTTSNNPDVWIPAYKLSRWYALFFVLFVLLGVYFVTNLILAVVYDSFKGELAKQVSEMDHSRKRILAKAFSLIDEDSAGSLNKKQCISLFEELNKYRTLPKISREEFELIFDELDDSHDFKINLDEFDDLCNAIALRFQKEDTPSLFERCPRVYNSLISKKLKDFVRSPKFGYIISFVLLLNLVAVIIETTLDIENSSGQKVWQTVEFVFGWLYVLEMALKVYSFGFENYWRDGQNRFDFVITLIIVIGETITFISPNGLHFLSNGEWIRYLLLARLLRLIRLLMYVKRYRAFVATFLTLIPSLMPYLGIIFCILCIYCSLGEQIFGGIVNAGNIKLNSTALYDDDYLLFNFNDYPNGMVTLFCLMVMNNWQDWMQSYKVLTGSSWTLIYFVSFYLITVLLLLNLVVAFVLEAFFAEMDMETSESCGEQDKESGSGKDQRRSIGTKSRSQRVDMLLHHMLSAELDKENCSNPQPDL; from the exons ATGGAGGACCCTTTGCTGCTTGGAGAGACCAGCCGAGGATCAGGCGGCCGCGTTCGCTTCAAACGCCGCTCCGATGCCATCGCCTACGGCTCTCCTTACCAGAAGGCAGCCGCTCTCGTCGACTTG GCTGAAGATGGTAGTGGGTTACCGGAGGAAATTCTCGAGCAACCCCACTTCGACAGGGCTGCCAAGTACtacttcatcttcatcaaattCGATATCCTCTGGTCCCTTAACTACTTCGCCCTCATAGTGTTAAATTTCTTCGAG AAACCTCTCTGGTGTTCGGAATACTCCACAGATGCTTGCAGTCAGAGGGACTACTTTTACCTCGGGGAGCTGCCCTATTTAACTGGTGCCGAGTCCCTTATATACGAG GGCATAACGCTGATCATACTTGCTATGCATATCTTTTTTCCAATTGCGTATGAAGGGAAGCATATCTTTTCGGTAAATCCTCTCAACCGACTCAAG GTGATTTGCCTTTTGATTTTGGTCGTTGATCTACTGGTTTATGCCCTCTTCTTATCTCCAGTGGCCCTCGAATCTCTTCCATTCAGGCTTGCTCCATATATTAGGGTCGTGTTTTTTATTCTTAGCATAAG GGAACTGAGGAATAGCATCGTCATTTTAGCCGGCATGCTTGGGACATACTTCAATATTCTG GCTCTATTGCTTCTTTTCCTTCTGCTCTCCAGTTGGGTGGCATATGTCATGTTTGAAGATACccaacagggcaaaaccgagtTTACTTCATATGGAGCTACATTATATCAGATTTTTGTCTTGTTCACCACATCCAACAACCCAGATGTTTGGATACCAGCATACAA ATTGTCCCGTTGGTACGCCCTTTTCTTTGTTCTGTTTGTGTTGTTGGGTGTCTACTTCGTCACGAACTTGATTCTTGCCGTTGTATACGACAGCTTCAAGGGTGAG CTCGCAAAACAAGTGTCTGAAATGGATCACTCGAGGAAGCGCATATTGGCGAAAGCATTTAGTCTCATTGATGAGGAT AGTGCAGGATCTTTAAACAAAAAGCAGTGTATTTCTCTTTTTGAAGAGCTGAACAAGTACCG GACACTGCCAAAGATATCAAGAGAAGAATTTGAACTGATATTTGATGAGCTAGATGATAGCCATGACTTCAAG ATCaacttggatgaatttgatgaTCTGTGCAATGCCATTGCTCTGAGGTTCCAGAAGGAAGATACC CCTTCTTTGTTCGAAAGATGCCCGAGAGTGTACAATTCCCTGATTTCCAAGAAATTGAAAGACTTTGTACGAAGTCCAAAATTTGGATACATCATATCCTTTGTTCTCTTGCTGAATCTGGTTGCTGTGATAATAGAAACAACG CTTGATATAGAAAACAGCTCTGGCCAAAAGGTGTGGCAAACTGTCGAATTTGTCTTTG GTTGGCTTTACGTGCTGGAAATGGCCTTAAAAGTTTATTCCTttggatttgaaaattattggaGGGATGGCCAAAATCGCTTTGATTTTGTGATTACATTGATCATAG TTATTGGAGAAACAATCACCTTTATATCTCCTAATGGACTGCATTTCCTCTCGAATGGAGAATG GATCCGCTATCTTCTTCTTGCTAGACTGTTGCGATTGATAAGGCTGCTGATGTATGTTAAACGCTACCGAGCTTTTGTCGCCACATTCCTGACCCTCATACCAAGTCTGATGCCCTACCTTGGAATTATATTTTGTATCTTGTGCATTTATTGCTCTCTTGGGGAACAG ATCTTCGGTGGTATTGTCAATGCTGGGAACATTAAGTTGAACAGTACTGCTCTGTATGATGATGA TTACttgcttttcaatttcaatgaTTATCCAAATGGAATGGTGACACTCTTCTGCCTGATGGTCATGAATAACTGGCAAGACTGGATGCAG AGCTACAAGGTATTGACGGGAAGTTCTTGGACACTCATATACTTCGTCAGCTTCTACCTAATAACTGTGCTATTGCTCTTGAATCTG GTCGTTGCCTTTGTCCTGGAGGCATTCTTCGCTGAAATGGATATGGAAACATCAGAGAGCTGTGGAGAGCAAGATAAG GAATCTGGATCTGGAAAGGACCAGCGCAGATCTATCGG CACAAAGTCAAGGAGCCAGAGAGTTGACATGCTGCTCCATCATATGCTAAGTGCAGAGCTAGACAAAGAGAACTGCTCCAACCCCCAGCCCGACTTATAA
- the LOC116198124 gene encoding callose synthase 12, with amino-acid sequence MTTRHRHPSSAQHRPDPGGDEEPYNIIPIHNLLADHPSLRFPEVRAAAAALRSVGDLRKPPYAPWKPHYDLLDWLALFFGFQADSVRNQREHLVLHLANLQMRLTPPPDNIDSLEPAVLRRFRKKLLRNYTDWCSYLGKKSNVWISDRRQSTSDPRRELLYVSLYLLIWGEAANLRFIPECICYIFHNMAMELNKILEDYIDENTGQPVLPSISGENAFLNHVVRPIYNTVRAEVEGSKNGTAPHSAWRNYDDLNEYFWSRRCFENLKWPLELGSNFFVTSGRGKKVGKTGFVEQRSFWNLFRSFDRLWVMLILFLQAAIIIAWEGDEYPWQALKSRDVQVRVLTVFFTWSGMRFVQSLLDIGMQYSLVSRETKRLGLRMVMKSVVAAAWILVFGVFYGRIWSRKNADRRWSGAANTRIVNFLEVALVFVIPELLALALFIIPWIQNFLEETNWRIFHLLTWWFQSRTFVGRGLREGLVDNVKYSLFWIAVLATKFAFSYFLQIKPMVKPTKLLLNMDNVKYEWHEFFDNSNRLAVGLLWAPVVLIYIMDLQIWYSIYSSFVGAAVGLLNHLGEIRNLEQLRLRFQFFASAIQFNLMPEEQLLSARGSLRTKFNDAIHRLKLRYGLGRPYKKLESNQIEAHKFALIWNEIITIFREEDIISDREVELLELAPNTWNVRVIRWPCFLLCNELLLALSQAKELVDAPDRWLWYKICKNEYRRCAVIEAYDSIKHLLRQIIKVNSEEHSIVTVLFQEIDNAMQIEKFTKSFKMTALPWLHEKLIKLVQILARPKKDVGQVVNTLQALYEIAIRDFLKEKKSAEQLKEDGLAPRNPSSNAGLLFENAVVLPDSNDEKFYRQVRRLLRILISRDSMHNVPVNLEARRRIAFFSNSLFMNMPHAPQVEKMMAFSVLTPYYNEEVCYSKEQLRTENEDGISILYYLQTIYDDEWKNFMERMRREGVVKDDEIWTEKLRDLRLWASCRGQTLGRTVRGMMYYYRALNMLAFLDSASEMDIREGARELGSMRRDGSVVDGLNSENSLSSKSLSRNASSVSTLFKGHEYGTALMKYTYVVACQIYGNQKAKKDPHAEEILYLMKNNEAMRVAYVDEVTTDREEKEYYSVLVKFDQVLQREVEIYRVKLPGPLKLGEGKPENQNHALIFTRGDAVQTIDMNQDNYFEEALKMRNLLEEYRAYYGIRKPTILGVREHIFTGSVSSLAWFMSAQETSFVTLGQRVLANPLKIRMHYGHPDVFDRFWFLTRGGISKASRVINISEDIFAGFNCTLRGGNVTHHEYIQVGKGRDVGLNQISMFEAKVASGNGEQVLSRDVYRLGHRLDFFRMLSFFYTTVGFFFNTMMVILTVYAFLWGRLYLALSGIEGAVSSSNNNKALGAILSQQFIIQLGLFTALPMIVENSLEHGFLQAVWDFITMQLQLSSVFYTFSMGTRTHFFGRTVLHGGAKYRATGRGFVVQHKSFAENYRLYARSHFVKAIELGLILIVYATHSPIAKSTFVYIAMTIFSWFLVLSFIMAPFVFNPSGFDWLKTVYDFDDFMNWIWYRGGVFSKAEQSWERWWYEEQDHLRTTGLWGKVAEIILDLRFFFFQYGIVYQLNIAGGSTNIAVYLLSWIYIFVALGLYLIISYARDKYAAREHIYYRMVQFLVIILAILVIIALLEFTSFVFVDLFTSLLAFIPTGWGAILIAQVFGPLLQRTKLWDLVVSVARLYDIMFGVIVMIPVAFLSWMPGFQSMQTRILFNDAFSRGLRIFQIVTGKKPKSEV; translated from the coding sequence CGACCTCCGCAAGCCTCCCTACGCCCCATGGAAGCCCCACTACGACCTCCTCGATTGGCTCGCCCTCTTCTTCGGCTTCCAGGCCGACAGCGTCCGCAACCAGCGCGAGCACCTCGTCCTCCACCTCGCCAACCTCCAGATGCGCCTCACCCCTCCCCCCGACAACATCGACTCCCTCGAACCCGCCGTCCTTCGCCGCTTCCGCAAGAAGCTCCTCAGAAACTACACCGACTGGTGCTCGTACCTGGGCAAGAAATCCAACGTTTGGATCTCCGACCGCCGCCAATCAACCTCAGATCCCCGACGCGAGCTCCTCTATGTGTCCCTCTACCTCCTCATCTGGGGCGAGGCCGCCAACTTGCGATTCATTCCCGAGTGCATCTGCTACATTTTCCACAACATGGCGATGGAATTGAACAAGATCCTAGAGGACTATATAGATGAGAACACAGGGCAGCCTGTCCTGCCCTCGATATCGGGTGAGAACGCATTCCTCAACCACGTCGTCAGGCCCATCTACAACACCGTTAGGGCGGAGGTCGAGGGGAGCAAGAACGGGACTGCCCCGCACAGCGCATGGCGGAATTACGATGACCTTAACGAGTATTTCTGGAGCAGGAGGTGCTTTGAGAATCTGAAGTGGCCCCTCGAGCTGGGTAGCAACTTCTTTGTGACGAGCGGGAGGGGGAAGAAGGTTGGCAAGACGGGTTTTGTAGAGCAGAGATCGTTCTGGAACTTGTTCCGGAGCTTCGACCGCTTGTGGGTTATGTTGATCTTGTTTCTGCAGGCGGCTATCATCATTGCGTGGGAGGGGGATGAGTACCCATGGCAGGCATTGAAGAGCAGGGATGTCCAAGTTCGGGTATTGACTGTTTTCTTTACTTGGAGTGGCATGCGGTTTGTCCAGTCTTTGCTGGACATAGGAATGCAGTACAGTTTGGTGTCGAGGGAGACTAAGCGGCTGGGACTGAGGATGGTGATGAAGAGTGTAGTTGCAGCTGCCTGGATATTGGTTTTTGGGGTGTTTTATGGGCGGATTTGGTCGCGGAAGAACGCGGATCGGAGGTGGTCGGGAGCAGCAAACACTCGGATCGTGAACTTTCTTGAAGTTGCGTTAGTTTTCGTCATCCCGGAGCTGTTGGCACTAGCACTGTTTATCATCCCTTGGATTCAGAACTTCCTCGAGGAGACAAACTGGAGGATCTTCCACTTGCTAACTTGGTGGTTCCAGAGCCGAACTTTTGTCGGTCGGGGGCTGAGGGAAGGCCTGGTAGATAATGTGAAGTATAGTCTGTTCTGGATCGCGGTGCTTGCCACTAAGTTTGCCTTCAGTTACTTCCTGCAAATTAAGCCCATGGTTAAACCCACTAAGCTGTTGTTGAATATGGATAACGTGAAGTACGAGTGGCATGAGTTCTTCGATAACAGCAACAGGCTTGCAGTTGGGCTTCTTTGGGCTCCTGTGGTACTCATTTACATCATGGACTTGCAGATCTGGTATTCAATCTATTCATCCTTCGTGGGAgcggcagtcgggctgttgaATCACTTGGGTGAGATCCGAAACCTCGAGCAGCTGAGGTTGAGGTTCCAGTTCTTTGCGAGTGCGATTCAGTTTAATCTGATGCCCGAGGAGCAGCTCCTGAGTGCCCGGGGTTCATTGAGGACCAAGTTCAATGATGCCATTCACCGGCTGAAGCTGAGGTATGGGCTCGGAAGGCCGTACAAGAAGCTCGAGTCCAATCAGATTGAGGCTCACAAGTTTGCTTTGATATGGAATGAGATAATCACAATCTTCAGAGAGGAGGATATCATTTCTGATAGAGAGGTTGAGCTTTTGGAGCTGGCTCCTAATACCTGGAATGTTCGGGTGATCCGCTGGCCCTGTTTTCTTCTGTGCAATGAGCTGCTTCTTGCCCTGAGCCAAGCTAAGGAATTGGTGGACGCCCCTGATAGATGGCTCTGGTACAAGATTTGTAAGAACGAATACCGTCGATGTGCTGTGATCGAAGCTTATGATAGCATAAAGCACTTGCTGCGCCAGATCATCAAGGTGAATTCGGAAGAACATTCTATTGTCACGGTTCTGTTTCAGGAAATTGACAATGCTATGCAGATCGAGAAGTTCACCAAGTCATTCAAGATGACCGCCCTGCCTTGGCTTCACGAGAAGTTGATTAAGCTTGTTCAGATACTGGCCAGGCCTAAGAAAGATGTAGGACAGGTGGTGAATACCCTACAGGCTCTCTATGAGATTGCTATCCGGGATTTCctaaaggagaagaagagtgCTGAGCAGCTGAAGGAGGACGGGTTGGCCCCACGCAATCCCTCTTCTAATGCTGGATTGCTGTTTGAGAATGCAGTCGTGTTACCTGATTCCAATGATGAGAAGTTCTATAGGCAGGTCCGGAGATTGCTCAGAATTCTTATTTCTCGTGATTCGATGCACAATGTCCCGGTGAACCTCGAAGCAAGGAGGCGCATTGCCTTCTTTAGTAATTCTCTGTTCATGAACATGCCCCATGCGCCTCAGGTAGAGAAAATGATGGCATTCAGTGTTTTGACTCCGTACTACAATGAGGAAGTTTGTTACAGCAAAGAACAACTGAGGACGGAGAATGAAGATGGCATCTCTATTTTGTACTACCTTCAGACGATTTATGACGATGAGTGGAAGAATTTCATGGAGAGGATGCGTCGAGAGGGAGTGGTGAAGGATGACGAGATTTGGACAGAGAAGCTGAGGGATCTCAGGCTGTGGGCCTCATGCAGAGGCCAGACTTTGGGTCGGACTGTGAGGGGAATGATGTACTACTATCGGGCCTTGAATATGCTGGCATTTCTTGATTCTGCGTCTGAAATGGACATCAGGGAAGGAGCAAGAGAACTGGGCTCAATGAGGAGAGACGGGAGTGTGGTGGATGGTCTTAATTCTGAAAATTCTCTTTCTTCGAAGAGTTTGAGCAGGAACGCTAGTTCAGTCAGCACTCTCTTTAAAGGCCACGAGTATGGTACTGCCCTGATGAAGTATACCTATGTTGTTGCCTGTCAGATATACGGGAACCAAAAGGCGAAAAAGGATCCCCATGCCGAGGAGATCTTGTATTTAATGAAGAATAATGAAGCCATGCGTGTAGCTTACGTTGATGAAGTAACTACAGACAGGGAGGAGAAGGAGTACTACTCTGTTCTCGTGAAGTTTGACCAAGTATTACAGAGGGAGGTGGAGATTTACCGGGTCAAGTTGCCTGGTCCGCTGAAGCTTGGAGAGGGAAAGCCTGAGAACCAGAACCATGCTCTAATCTTCACCCGCGGAGACGCAGTTCAAACAATCGACATGAACCAGGACAACTACTTTGAAGAAGCACTCAAGATGCGGAATCTGCTGGAAGAGTATCGTGCCTATTATGGTATTCGCAAGCCCACTATCCTGGGAGTCCGTGAACACATATTTACTGGATCAGTTTCTTCATTAGCATGGTTCATGTCTGCCCAGGAAACGAGCTTTGTCACCCTCGGGCAGCGGGTATTGGCAAACCCTTTGAAGATTCGAATGCACTACGGTCATCCTGATGTGTTTGACCGGTTTTGGTTCCTGACCCGTGGTGGGATCAGCAAAGCTTCCCGGGTTATCAACATCAGCGAGGATATTTTTGCTGGGTTTAATTGCACGCTCCGAGGTGGAAATGTTACTCATCATGAGTACATTCAAGTGGGCAAGGGACGGGATGTTGGATTGAATCAGATCTCCATGTTCGAAGCAAAGGTTGCCAGCGGGAACGGCGAGCAGGTCCTCAGCAGAGACGTGTACAGGCTTGGGCACAGGCTCGACTTCTTCCGTATGCTGTCCTTCTTCTACACCACTGTCGGGTTTTTCTTTAACACGATGATGGTAATCTTGACTGTGTATGCATTCCTGTGGGGCCGACTTTATCTGGCTCTGAGTGGGATTGAGGGTGCTGTAAGCAGTAGCAACAATAACAAGGCACTAGGTGCGATTCTGAGCCAGCAGTTCATCATTCAGCTTGGACTATTCACTGCTCTTCCCATGATAGTTGAGAACTCCCTCGAGCACGGTTTCCTTCAAGCTGTGTGGGACTTCATAACAATGCAGCTCCAGCTTTCGTCTGTTTTCTACACGTTCTCGATGGGAACTCGAACTCACTTCTTCGGCAGGACCGTTCTCCATGGTGGGGCTAAGTACCGTGCAACAGGTCGTGGTTTCGTCGTGCAGCACAAGAGCTTCGCAGAGAACTACAGGCTCTATGCTCGTAGCCATTTCGTGAAGGCAATTGAGCTCGGCCTCATTCTCATTGTTTATGCAACCCACAGCCCTATAGCTAAAAGCACTTTTGTCTACATAGCCATGACGATATTTAGTTGGTTTCTTGTGTTGTCATTTATAATGGCTCCATTTGTGTTCAATCCTTCCGGGTTTGATTGGCTTAAGACAGTATATGACTTTGATGATTTCATGAACTGGATTTGGTACCGGGGTGGCGTCTTTTCAAAAGCGGAGCAGAGCTGGGAGAGGTGGTGGTATGAGGAGCAGGATCATTTGAGAACGACTGGTCTGTGGGGAAAGGTTGCGGAGATAATTTTGGATCTtcgattcttcttctttcagtACGGTATTGTATACCAGCTGAATATTGCTGGTGGAAGCACCAATATTGCTGTCTACTTGCTATCATGGATTTACATCTTTGTAGCTCTCGGACTCTACCTGATCATCTCATATGCTCGGGACAAGTATGCGGCAAGGGAACACATTTACTATAGGATGGTGCAGTTTCTTGTGATAATTCTTGCCATCCTCGTGATAATCGCGCTGCTGGAGTTCACCTCATTTGTGTTCGTGGACCTATTCACCAGTCTCTTGGCGTTCATTCCTACTGGGTGGGGTGCCATATTGATTGCTCAAGTGTTTGGGCCGCTTTTGCAGAGGACTAAGCTCTGGGACCTTGTCGTCTCTGTGGCCCGGCTATATGATATCATGTTTGGAGTCATCGTGATGATCCCGGTGGCTTTCCTTTCTTGGATGCCTGGATTCCAGTCCATGCAGACAAGAATTCTATTTAACGATGCTTTCAGTCGGGGCCTGCGCATATTCCAGATTGTTACCGGGAAAAAGCCTAAGAGTGAAGTATGA